Proteins encoded by one window of Torulaspora delbrueckii CBS 1146 chromosome 2, complete genome:
- the ASE1 gene encoding Ase1p (similar to Saccharomyces cerevisiae ASE1 (YOR058C); ancestral locus Anc_5.658): MASISTSPSSLEVMKISSYNNGSPTTTVTTSTNNLASLLRTPSAMKRSDRTYDSKNCMKLTPVNLKCLVSPIRHSSQAEENVTRQSFMHDDVYKENFTIISKQLEKLLEDLNVIFNAIGYSKSEIICKEKLIFNTLSDSINKFFEEAEGDMKTLTDDNNSSQEILNRILEIIHDPSGVQSIPDLYVRNAILIPQSKTVPTSPRKPLSLLSKRKLLKTAKKFVYDAYVPKLMNYLHGCIQFMTLFSTIREPLPNLPVSNIISLIPDLDVANRLRNDLKNCQSDLGLLSKLIKDNKEELLFSGKFDDISNEMSKILFQSATIYKEEYKTRLNKLVSLNTSLVNILNELHIDLEKEIAGQDREIISIYSQITNVDHMERYVPVNHQIKDRLQKLLENYQDMHHNRQENKNELLKKCHRLWSKLKVPQNYIETFLSQNSGLSFEALSKISKELKKLEAMKKKIIKTLVNESWEKIEELWRVLQYDHQEKAQFVHTFETMKEMGSSLEDDERLLEVCEKEIWALEEKLAVYAPVCKLIEEFKQLQSDKRSLEESSKDSSRLLLRNSHKILLQEEKTRKRITRHFPRVIEELKQGLLRIDELFGKPIMSEGQNLIEIVTKQGEELMSKYPRSRINSGLRKTCNSTLQKNTGKILKPRLRENPRPRETRIDRSISHNCISENDIITFHQTPIMKKPVVTHQQKQLWDTVESNSNCTSVTRNVSISSPSRPLRRLLPPKVVSRKNQTKIPELKLKRHESSTLDSSPLSRSMPPNAKVELIRPTRMFPISPNRINRQRSQIPMFSKVQSTISDQVTEINGKENIVDSTPRLETKYRKGEFMNFSSPYREPNNSVYKISVSPNGKCMLNIGQENIDSAFEDTSIMDVEDDRDFLTWKNEQILKINEQPQDK, encoded by the coding sequence ATGGCTTCAATATCTacttctccttcttcattggAAGTTATGAAAATTTCGAGCTACAATAATGGATCTCCAACTACTACAGTGACAACTTCGACGAATAATTTGGCTTCGCTTTTACGAACTCCTTCTGCGATGAAGCGGAGTGATCGAACGTatgattcaaagaattgtaTGAAACTAACGCCTGTGAATTTAAAGTGCTTGGTGTCACCAATACGGCATTCATCGCAAGCTGAGGAAAACGTTACTCGCCAGAGTTTCATGCATGATGATGTCTATAAGGAGAATTTCACGATCATTTCTAaacagcttgaaaaattactCGAGGATTTAAACGTTATTTTCAACGCAATAGGATATTCCAAGTCCGAGATTATATGCAAAGAGAAACTGATATTTAACACTTTATCCGACTCAAtcaacaagttctttgaGGAAGCAGAGGGCGATATGAAGACTTTAACTGATGATAATAATTCTTCACAGGAGATTCTCAATCGAATATTAGAAATTATTCATGATCCCAGCGGAGTACAATCAATTCCGGATCTTTATGTCAGAAATGCAATACTGATACCACAGAGCAAGACAGTTCCAACTTCGCCGAGGAAACCACTTTCACTATTAAGCAAAcgaaaacttttgaaaacgGCTAAAAAATTCGTTTACGACGCCTACGTACCGAAACTTATGAACTACTTGCATGGTTGTATTCAGTTCATGACACTTTTCAGTACAATCAGAGAACCGCTGCCTAATCTACCAGTATCCAACATCATATCTCTCATACCAGATCTGGATGTAGCTAATCGGTTACGGAATGATCTCAAAAACTGTCAGAGCGACTTAGGTCTCTTGTCAAAACTGATTAAGGATaacaaagaagagctaTTATTCAGTGgcaaatttgatgatatttcGAATGAAATGAGTAAAATACTATTTCAATCGGCAACAATTTACAAGGAAGAATACAAGACAAGATTAAACAAACTGGTCTCTCTTAATACTTCCTTGGTGAATATACTCAACGAGCTACACATTGATCTAGAAAAGGAGATAGCTGGACAAGATAGGGAGATCATATCGATCTATTCACAAATCACAAATGTGGACCATATGGAAAGATACGTGCCTGTCAACCATCAGATAAAAGACCGGCTCCAAAAATTACTAGAAAACTATCAAGATATGCATCATAATCGacaagaaaataaaaatgAACTCTTAAAGAAGTGCCATCGTCTTTGGTCGAAGCTCAAAGTACCTCAAAATTACATCGAAACGTTTCTATCTCAAAACTCTGGGTTGTcctttgaagctttgagTAAAATCTCtaaggaattgaaaaagttggaggcaatgaagaagaagataataAAGACATTAGTAAATGAGTCGTGGGAAAAAATCGAGGAATTGTGGAGAGTATTGCAGTATGACCACCAAGAAAAGGCACAATTTGTACACACTTTTGAGACGATGAAAGAAATGGGTTCAAGTTTGGAGGATGACGAGAGATTACTTGAAGTTTGTGAAAAGGAAATTTGGGCACTGGAGGAGAAGCTGGCAGTCTATGCACCAGTGTGTAAATTAATCGAAGAGTTCAAACAATTACAATCCGACAAGCGTTCCCTGGAGGAAAGCTCAAAGGATTCATCTAGACTACTGCTAAGGAACTCTCACAAAATCCTgctacaagaagaaaaaacaagaaaacGGATAACAAGACATTTTCCAAGagttattgaagaattaaaGCAAGGACTATTGAGAATTGATGAGTTATTTGGTAAACCCATCATGTCAGAGGGCCAgaatttgattgaaataGTGACAAAACAAGGAGAGGAGCTTATGAGTAAGTACCCTAGAAGTAGAATTAATTCAGGATTGAGGAAAACATGCAATTCAACACTTCAGAAGAACACAGGAAAAATTCTGAAGCCACGTCTTAGAGAAAATCCACGTCCAAGGGAGACCAGAATTGACAGAAGCATCTCTCATAACTGCATCTCTGAAAACGATATAATTACCTTTCATCAGACCCCAATAATGAAAAAACCTGTTGTTACCCATCAGCAGAAACAACTTTGGGACACGGTAGAAAGCAATTCCAACTGCACAAGTGTAACACGAAATGTAAGCATTTCCAGTCCTTCAAGGCCTCTCCGAAGGCTTCTCCCACCCAAAGTGGTCTCAAGGAAGAACCAGACTAAAATTCCCGagctgaaattgaagagacatGAAAGTTCAACCTTGGATTCATCTCCTCTTTCGAGATCAATGCCACCCAACGCGAAAGTAGAGTTGATACGCCCCACAAGGATGTTCCCGATATCTCCCAACCGCATCAATCGACAAAGAAGCCAGATTCCCatgttttcaaaagtaCAATCTACTATAAGCGACCAGGTTACTGAAATCAATGGGAAGGAAAATATCGTTGACTCAACTCCAAGGCTCGAGACAAAATACAGAAAGGGGGAATTTATGAACTTTAGCAGTCCCTATAGAGAACCCAATAACAGCGTGTACAAAATTTCAGTATCCCCCAACGGCAAGTGCATGTTAAATATTGGACAGGAAAATA